In one window of Prevotella fusca JCM 17724 DNA:
- a CDS encoding DUF5131 family protein — translation MTLWNLIHGCHRKSEGCKHCYVFTRDGQYGIDTNIVRKTTTFNLPMKKNRKGEWKIPAGTMVMTCFSSDFFIEEMDEWREEAWLMMLKRQDLQFFMVTKRPERITECLPAYWEELEERVYICCTMENQRRTDERLPIFQAAPLIHREIIVEPMLESIDFRGSLNGIERITVGGESGTYARPCHYEWILDVRRQCEQAGIGFHFMQTGANFYKDGKYYKLTHRLQMSQAARANINIE, via the coding sequence ATGACGCTCTGGAATCTCATACACGGCTGTCACCGCAAGAGTGAAGGCTGCAAGCATTGCTACGTCTTCACTCGCGATGGGCAGTACGGCATAGACACGAATATCGTGCGCAAGACCACTACATTCAACCTTCCGATGAAAAAGAACAGGAAAGGAGAGTGGAAGATTCCTGCCGGAACGATGGTGATGACGTGCTTCTCGTCAGACTTCTTCATCGAAGAAATGGACGAATGGAGGGAGGAAGCATGGCTGATGATGCTGAAACGACAGGACTTGCAGTTCTTTATGGTGACGAAACGCCCTGAACGTATCACAGAATGCCTACCTGCGTATTGGGAAGAGCTGGAAGAGCGTGTCTATATCTGCTGTACGATGGAGAACCAGCGACGAACGGACGAACGGCTCCCCATCTTTCAAGCGGCTCCACTCATACATCGTGAAATCATTGTAGAACCGATGCTTGAAAGCATTGACTTCCGAGGTTCACTGAATGGTATTGAGCGCATCACCGTTGGAGGTGAATCGGGAACATACGCCCGTCCCTGTCATTATGAATGGATATTGGATGTGCGCAGACAATGCGAACAAGCGGGCATAGGCTTTCATTTTATGCAGACTGGTGCCAACTTCTATAAAGACGGTAAATATTATAAACTTACGCACAGGCTGCAAATGTCGCAGGCCGCACGTGCAAATATCAATATAGAATGA
- a CDS encoding MmcQ/YjbR family DNA-binding protein, with translation MNIEEFRQHCLPLNGVTEKMPFDKANNDYDRNLLVFSIGDKWFCFVNIEVFDFCDLKSAPDVSADLQAEYEAVKPGYHMNHKHWISVYFNQDIPDKRIFELIDDAYQRVLGSLPKGEREKYKVSNI, from the coding sequence ATGAACATTGAGGAATTCCGCCAACACTGCCTTCCACTGAACGGTGTCACAGAAAAGATGCCGTTTGACAAGGCTAACAATGATTACGACCGCAACCTGCTGGTATTCTCCATCGGCGACAAGTGGTTCTGCTTTGTGAATATTGAGGTCTTCGACTTCTGCGACCTGAAGTCTGCCCCAGATGTCTCTGCCGACTTACAGGCTGAATACGAAGCTGTAAAGCCCGGCTATCACATGAACCACAAGCATTGGATATCCGTCTACTTCAATCAGGATATACCCGACAAGCGTATCTTTGAGCTTATTGATGATGCTTACCAACGAGTGCTGGGCTCACTGCCTAAGGGGGAACGGGAAAAGTACAAGGTGTCAAATATTTAA
- a CDS encoding transporter: MAQDNDDFSPDAPGATTGVSIMPQGKIDWETGFSHEWNRRNGAHERTWTVNTSMFRLGMTPQAELRLQIDECLTHTSEGNYGGIANAAIGTKIKVYEGGKSLPKVAFMGTLLIPGGSHARYLPGHVGFQAHLLFENELSSKFTLGYEVGSDWSGDTNNPDLFFGINLTYQPSDKWSFFVESYNRYNSQRQDDWAKARRSSHFNCMSEFGLTYMLTPRLQLNAYSDICFNEFSRYNNIGFGIAWLLN, encoded by the coding sequence ATGGCACAGGACAACGACGACTTCTCGCCAGACGCACCCGGTGCAACAACCGGCGTCAGCATAATGCCCCAAGGAAAGATTGACTGGGAAACTGGTTTCTCGCACGAATGGAACAGGAGAAACGGTGCGCATGAACGTACATGGACTGTCAACACATCAATGTTCCGTCTCGGAATGACTCCACAGGCTGAGTTGAGACTGCAGATAGACGAATGTCTTACCCACACATCGGAAGGAAACTACGGAGGCATCGCCAATGCTGCTATTGGAACGAAAATCAAGGTTTATGAGGGTGGAAAGAGCTTGCCGAAAGTTGCTTTTATGGGTACATTGCTCATTCCCGGAGGCAGTCATGCACGCTACCTGCCCGGTCATGTCGGCTTTCAGGCGCATCTGCTATTTGAGAACGAGCTGAGCAGTAAGTTCACACTGGGCTATGAAGTGGGGAGTGATTGGAGCGGCGACACGAACAATCCCGACCTTTTCTTCGGTATCAACCTAACCTATCAGCCTTCTGACAAGTGGAGCTTCTTCGTCGAAAGCTATAACCGCTACAACTCTCAGCGACAGGACGACTGGGCAAAAGCGAGACGCAGCAGCCATTTCAACTGTATGAGTGAGTTCGGACTGACTTATATGCTTACGCCACGACTGCAATTAAACGCATACAGTGACATCTGTTTTAACGAGTTTTCCCGATACAATAACATCGGCTTTGGCATTGCGTGGCTGCTGAATTAA
- a CDS encoding adenine phosphoribosyltransferase: MNKELLLDNLRCIPDWPIKGVNFRDVTTLFKSPEALQEITDEMVELYEDKGVTKIVGIESRGFVMSSAVATRLGAGIVLCRKPGKLPCETVQESYQKEYGMDTIEIHKDAINENDIVLLHDDLLATGGTMKAACDLVKKFKPKKVYCNFIIELHTEFPNSRDQFDKDVEISSLLQF; this comes from the coding sequence ATGAACAAAGAACTATTATTAGACAACCTGAGATGTATCCCGGATTGGCCTATTAAGGGTGTTAACTTCCGAGATGTTACCACCCTGTTCAAGTCACCTGAAGCTCTTCAGGAGATTACTGACGAAATGGTTGAACTCTACGAAGACAAGGGTGTAACTAAAATTGTGGGTATCGAGAGCCGTGGCTTCGTTATGTCGTCTGCCGTTGCAACCCGTTTAGGTGCAGGTATCGTGCTTTGCCGCAAGCCAGGAAAGCTCCCTTGTGAGACCGTACAGGAGAGTTATCAGAAGGAATACGGCATGGACACAATCGAAATTCACAAGGATGCTATCAACGAGAATGACATTGTTCTCCTCCACGACGACCTCCTTGCAACAGGCGGAACGATGAAGGCTGCCTGCGACCTCGTCAAGAAGTTCAAGCCAAAGAAAGTGTATTGTAACTTCATTATCGAACTTCACACGGAGTTTCCTAATAGCCGTGACCAGTTCGACAAGGACGTTGAAATTAGTTCTTTGCTCCAATTCTAA
- a CDS encoding MmcQ/YjbR family DNA-binding protein, which translates to MDIEELRRYCLSLSEETEEKFPFQQFKAAKDVLAFYIGGHIFCYFDINDLTHVTVKCQPEKVTELIERYDFIDHPYNGNAKYWIGIDVMRADSNLIKELIKDSFDIVKKKK; encoded by the coding sequence ATGGATATTGAGGAATTAAGGCGTTACTGCCTGTCACTATCAGAAGAGACCGAAGAGAAGTTCCCTTTTCAGCAGTTCAAGGCTGCAAAAGACGTGCTTGCTTTCTACATCGGCGGACATATCTTCTGCTACTTTGACATCAACGACCTGACGCACGTAACGGTGAAATGCCAGCCGGAAAAGGTGACAGAACTCATAGAACGGTATGACTTCATCGACCATCCCTATAACGGCAATGCCAAATACTGGATTGGCATAGACGTGATGCGGGCAGACAGCAACCTGATAAAGGAACTGATTAAGGACTCGTTCGACATCGTAAAGAAAAAGAAATGA
- a CDS encoding nucleotide pyrophosphohydrolase has protein sequence MTIKEAQQAVDKWIKENGVRYFSELTNMACLTEEVGELARVMARTYGDQSFKEGEKPNLGEEMADILWVLLCLANQTSVNLTEELQKSFDKKTKRDKDRHKNNPKLK, from the coding sequence ATGACGATAAAAGAAGCACAGCAAGCCGTTGACAAATGGATAAAGGAAAACGGTGTACGCTACTTCAGCGAGCTGACAAACATGGCATGCCTCACAGAAGAAGTAGGAGAACTGGCACGTGTGATGGCACGTACATACGGAGACCAGAGCTTCAAGGAGGGTGAAAAGCCTAACTTAGGCGAAGAAATGGCTGATATTCTATGGGTTCTGCTCTGCCTTGCCAATCAAACCAGCGTCAATCTCACCGAGGAATTACAAAAGAGTTTTGACAAGAAAACCAAACGTGACAAAGATAGGCATAAAAACAATCCAAAATTAAAATGA
- the uvrC gene encoding excinuclease ABC subunit UvrC — protein MNKEENLKRTAYLKNIVLNMPEKPGTYQFYDNEKTIIYVGKAKNLKRRVSSYFHKEVDRFKTKVLVSKIHDISYSVVKTEEDALLIENQLIKQYKPKYNVLLKDGKTYPSICVTNEYFPRIFKTRTINKRYGTFYGPYSHIGSMYAILDIIKKVYKPRTCRFPITKEGIEQGKYKPCLEYHLHNCGAPCINKQSYEDYQEAIKQAREVLKGNTREVQKLLKKQMEKYAEELRFEEAELCKQRYLALDNFAAKSEIVSHTITDVDVFTIVSDDTRKNAFINYIHVTNGAINQSFTYEYKRKLDESDEELLNEAIPEIRERFNSTAKEIIVPFELDFKVKGAEFFIPQRGDKHHLLELSEMNAKQYKFDRLKQTEKLNPEQKQTRLMRELQEKLKLTKLPYHIECFDNSNISGTDAVAGCIVYKGMKPSKKDYRKYNIKTVTGPDDYASMQEVVRRRYSRMQEEETPLPDLIITDGGKGQMEVVREVVEDELHLNIPIAGLAKDDRHRTNELLFGFPQQTIALDIKGELFKVLTQIQDEVHRYAISFHRKKRSKNQLHSELDNIKGVGPKTKDALLKKLKSVKRIKEAENQELTSIIGASKASIVYNYFHSDR, from the coding sequence ATGAATAAAGAAGAAAACTTGAAGCGAACAGCTTATCTAAAGAACATTGTGCTCAACATGCCCGAGAAACCGGGCACGTATCAGTTCTATGATAATGAGAAAACTATCATCTATGTCGGCAAAGCAAAGAATCTGAAGAGGCGTGTTTCATCATACTTTCATAAAGAGGTTGACCGCTTCAAGACAAAAGTACTGGTTTCTAAGATTCACGATATTTCCTACTCTGTGGTCAAGACAGAGGAAGATGCGCTTTTGATAGAGAATCAACTTATCAAGCAATACAAGCCAAAATACAATGTATTGCTCAAAGATGGAAAGACTTATCCCAGTATTTGCGTAACAAACGAATACTTCCCACGCATCTTCAAGACACGCACTATCAACAAACGCTACGGCACTTTCTACGGTCCTTACAGCCACATCGGAAGCATGTACGCCATTCTTGACATTATAAAGAAGGTATACAAGCCCCGCACCTGTCGCTTCCCTATTACGAAAGAAGGAATCGAGCAAGGTAAATACAAGCCTTGCTTAGAGTATCATCTACATAACTGTGGAGCTCCTTGTATCAACAAACAAAGTTATGAAGATTATCAGGAAGCTATAAAACAAGCACGGGAAGTATTGAAAGGAAACACCCGTGAAGTCCAGAAACTCCTGAAAAAACAAATGGAGAAATATGCAGAAGAGCTGCGGTTTGAGGAAGCTGAACTCTGTAAACAACGCTATCTCGCTCTCGATAACTTCGCTGCAAAGAGCGAAATCGTTAGTCATACGATTACAGATGTCGATGTATTCACAATTGTAAGCGACGATACAAGAAAGAATGCTTTTATCAATTATATTCACGTAACCAACGGTGCAATCAATCAAAGTTTCACTTATGAATACAAGCGTAAGCTCGATGAGTCCGATGAAGAACTGCTTAACGAGGCTATTCCAGAGATACGTGAACGGTTCAACAGCACAGCCAAGGAGATTATCGTCCCCTTTGAACTTGATTTCAAAGTGAAAGGTGCAGAGTTCTTTATCCCACAGCGGGGCGACAAACATCATCTTTTAGAGCTTTCAGAGATGAATGCCAAGCAATACAAGTTCGACCGCTTGAAACAAACAGAAAAGCTGAATCCAGAGCAAAAACAGACCCGTTTGATGCGAGAACTACAGGAAAAGCTGAAGTTAACGAAGCTACCTTATCACATAGAATGCTTTGATAACTCCAACATTTCCGGCACTGACGCTGTCGCTGGCTGTATAGTATATAAGGGAATGAAGCCCTCCAAGAAGGATTATCGCAAATACAACATCAAGACAGTAACTGGTCCTGACGACTACGCATCCATGCAAGAGGTTGTCAGACGACGTTACAGCCGGATGCAGGAAGAAGAAACTCCCCTGCCCGACCTCATCATCACGGATGGTGGAAAGGGGCAGATGGAAGTGGTCAGAGAGGTGGTCGAAGACGAACTCCATCTGAATATCCCCATTGCAGGACTCGCCAAAGACGACCGCCACCGCACCAACGAACTCCTTTTCGGATTCCCACAACAGACAATTGCCTTAGACATCAAGGGCGAACTCTTCAAGGTTCTCACCCAGATACAGGATGAAGTGCACCGCTACGCTATCTCCTTCCACCGCAAAAAACGCTCTAAAAATCAGTTACACAGCGAGTTAGATAATATCAAGGGCGTCGGACCAAAGACAAAAGACGCATTATTAAAGAAACTGAAGAGCGTAAAAAGGATTAAAGAAGCTGAAAATCAAGAACTTACAAGTATAATAGGCGCAAGTAAAGCGAGTATTGTTTACAATTATTTTCACTCTGACAGGTAA
- the dtd gene encoding D-aminoacyl-tRNA deacylase, with amino-acid sequence MRIVIQRVSQACVTINKQVKSSIGAGYLVLLGIGKDDTEEDVNWLVKKVIALRVFDDEMGVMNRSIMDVDGEILVVSQFTLMGSHKKGNRPSWIHAAPHEISIPLYNRFCAALSDALSKPVGTGEFGADMKVELLNDGPVTICMDTKNKE; translated from the coding sequence ATGAGAATTGTGATACAACGTGTTAGCCAGGCTTGTGTTACCATCAACAAGCAAGTAAAGTCTTCCATAGGAGCCGGTTACCTTGTCCTCCTCGGCATTGGTAAAGACGACACTGAAGAAGATGTCAACTGGTTAGTAAAGAAAGTGATAGCCTTGCGTGTTTTCGACGATGAAATGGGCGTAATGAACCGCAGCATCATGGATGTTGATGGCGAAATACTCGTTGTTTCCCAGTTCACCCTTATGGGAAGCCATAAGAAAGGAAACCGTCCAAGCTGGATTCATGCAGCCCCACACGAAATCTCCATCCCGCTCTATAATCGCTTCTGTGCCGCTCTGAGCGACGCCTTGAGTAAGCCTGTAGGTACTGGAGAGTTCGGCGCAGACATGAAGGTGGAATTACTGAATGATGGTCCTGTAACCATCTGCATGGATACAAAAAACAAGGAGTAA
- the mnmG gene encoding tRNA uridine-5-carboxymethylaminomethyl(34) synthesis enzyme MnmG: MKFKYDVLVIGGGHAGCEAATAAANMGANTCLVTMDMNKIGQMSCNPAVGGIAKGQIVREIDALGGYMGLVTDATAIQFRMLNRSKGPAVWSPRAQCDRGKFIWEWRTILDHTDNLDIFQDQADELLVENDKVLGVRTIWGIDIYARTVVITAGTFLNGLMHIGKRKVEGGRCAEPAVHNFTESITRHGIRAKRMKTGTPVRIDRRSVHFDEMEPQPGETDYHQFSFYGPHRQLPQLPCWTCNTNEEAHEVLRRGVADSPLFNGQIQSTGPRYCPSIETKLVTFPDKNSHPLFLEPEGVDTNEMYLNGFSSSMPWEVQLEAIHKIPALRDAKIYRPGYAIEYDYFDPTQLKQSLESKVIEGLFFAGQVNGTTGYEEAGGQGLVAGINAALFCAGKEPFVMNRDESYIGVLIDDLTTKGVDEPYRMFTSRAEYRILLRQDDADARLTERAYNIGTAKQDRYDWWMQKKENINRILDFCNNTSVKPDLVNGFLEQLGTSPIKGATKITELVARPQINFENLSAVVPSLKEAIEASPNRKEEIAEAAEIKLKYKGYIDRERVFAEKMHRLEDIKIKGHFRYSELHDLSTECRQKLEQIQPETLAQASRIPGVSPSDINVLLVLMGR, from the coding sequence ATGAAATTCAAGTATGATGTACTTGTTATCGGCGGTGGACACGCAGGTTGCGAGGCTGCAACAGCAGCAGCCAACATGGGTGCAAACACCTGTTTGGTAACAATGGATATGAATAAAATCGGTCAGATGAGCTGTAATCCAGCTGTCGGAGGAATTGCTAAAGGACAGATAGTCAGAGAGATAGATGCTCTTGGGGGCTATATGGGACTGGTAACCGACGCAACAGCGATACAGTTCCGTATGCTGAACCGGTCGAAAGGACCTGCCGTATGGAGTCCACGAGCGCAGTGTGACCGTGGCAAGTTCATCTGGGAATGGCGGACAATACTCGACCATACTGACAACCTTGACATCTTTCAGGACCAAGCCGACGAATTACTGGTAGAGAATGATAAAGTGTTGGGAGTCAGAACAATATGGGGTATTGACATCTATGCACGTACGGTGGTTATCACTGCTGGCACATTCCTCAACGGACTGATGCACATCGGCAAGCGAAAGGTGGAAGGTGGACGATGCGCAGAGCCTGCTGTTCACAACTTTACAGAGAGTATCACGCGTCACGGTATTCGTGCCAAACGTATGAAAACCGGTACTCCCGTGCGTATTGACCGCCGTTCGGTTCACTTCGACGAGATGGAACCACAGCCGGGAGAGACGGATTATCACCAGTTCTCTTTCTATGGCCCGCACCGCCAGCTGCCACAGCTGCCCTGCTGGACCTGCAACACGAATGAGGAAGCGCACGAGGTGCTGCGCCGTGGAGTGGCTGACTCTCCCCTCTTCAACGGGCAGATTCAGAGTACAGGTCCACGCTATTGTCCTTCGATAGAGACGAAACTCGTCACCTTTCCCGACAAGAACAGCCATCCGCTCTTCCTTGAACCAGAGGGCGTGGATACGAACGAAATGTATCTGAACGGCTTTTCTTCAAGTATGCCTTGGGAGGTTCAGTTAGAGGCTATACACAAGATTCCCGCCCTGCGTGACGCAAAAATCTATCGCCCGGGCTATGCCATCGAATATGATTACTTTGACCCTACACAGCTGAAGCAGTCGTTGGAGTCGAAAGTCATCGAAGGATTGTTCTTTGCCGGACAGGTGAATGGTACCACTGGATACGAGGAAGCGGGCGGACAAGGCTTGGTGGCGGGTATCAATGCCGCCCTGTTCTGCGCTGGCAAGGAGCCTTTCGTTATGAACAGGGACGAGAGTTACATCGGTGTGCTGATTGATGACCTCACGACAAAGGGCGTTGACGAGCCTTACCGCATGTTTACTTCGCGTGCAGAATACCGTATTCTTCTACGTCAGGATGATGCTGATGCACGTCTGACGGAGCGGGCTTATAATATAGGTACAGCTAAGCAGGACCGCTACGACTGGTGGATGCAGAAGAAGGAGAATATCAACCGTATTCTTGACTTCTGTAACAACACTTCGGTCAAGCCGGATTTAGTAAACGGTTTCTTGGAACAATTGGGAACGTCTCCTATCAAGGGAGCAACTAAGATTACAGAACTTGTGGCACGACCACAGATCAACTTCGAGAATCTCTCAGCTGTTGTTCCGAGCCTGAAGGAGGCTATTGAGGCTTCGCCTAACCGCAAGGAAGAGATTGCCGAGGCTGCGGAAATCAAATTGAAGTACAAGGGCTATATTGACCGTGAACGTGTATTTGCTGAAAAGATGCACCGCCTTGAAGATATAAAAATCAAAGGACACTTCAGGTATAGTGAGCTGCATGACCTTTCAACAGAGTGCCGACAGAAGTTAGAGCAGATTCAACCGGAAACGCTCGCACAGGCAAGTCGCATCCCTGGAGTTAGTCCAAGTGACATCAATGTACTGCTTGTCCTGATGGGAAGATAA